One Planctomicrobium piriforme genomic window, AGTGGCCATTGTTTGCGTCAACTGCAGCACGCGCGATGCGGATTCGACGGCGGCGAACGAAGTCGGGTCGCGCTGGAAGAGTGCTTCCGCGTTTTCCACCAGCAACTGCGGCTGTTGTTCGTGTCCCAGCAGGGCCAACTGCATCCGCGCATCGGACAGGTAATGCACCGCGCTGTTGAAGGCCTGTTCCTGTTCCGGATGGGGATGTGTTTTGGAGATCACTTGTGAGGCGTACTGGATCGTCAGCTCATAGCGCCGCAGGCGTTCCCGTTCGATCTGTTCCGCACTGAGTTTGACCTCTTCGTAAGCGCCAGGCTGACCTGGGATCGGCTGCCGCATCACATCGATGGGCGCGGTCCGGAGACGGACAATTTCCTGCAGCAGCCAGTCGGCAGAACCTTTGGCAGGCTCGGTGGATGCGGTTGCGGATGTGGCGGCTGCGAGTTCGATATCGCCATGATGCGCTGCCGCGGCCATGCGGGCTGGAGTCTGTCTGGCGCCTTCGAATTCGGAGGCAGGTTCGGGGTCGAAGGGCTCGAAGTCGGCCTGATCGGTCGGGGTGGATGTACCGCAGCCGGAGAGGACCGCGGCGAGGGCGACGATGCGCAGCCCGGCGTAGAGATTTCGTTGGAGATTGGTGTGAATCGCACGCGCGGATCGATCACTCGTGCGGTACGGCTCGAGGTGATGAAAAATCCTGTTCGACATGACGACGCATTCCCTGCTGTGTCCGAGGGCCCGCTTTCATCCTGAAGAGCGGGTATCGCTCGAAGCGATGTCTCGTTGCGAGCTGCACCAGTTCCTGCCTGTTTGAAGCGAGCGAACTCGCCTCAAACCCTGTGTTTTTTGCGGCTGAATGGTGACAATGTCGCTGTGACGCTGCCTTCAGCCCCGTTGGGCAGGAGCAATTCCGGGGGTCTTTTAGGCAATTTCTACAAAATGAATCAAGACACATTCCGCGATGGCTTTGCGGCGGTGGCGGCGCCTGACCTGGGAGGGGAGGGTCAGCCCATCCGTTTTATCACCTGGCTGGTCCCTGCGCCGGCCAGGGTCATTCCGGGAGAACGGATCGCTGAACTGCTGGTGCAGGGGACGTTGTTCCAGCTCGACGCGGATGCGGAAGGGGTGTTGGAAGAGCAACTCGTCCAGCCGGGCCAGACGGTTGTGCCGGGAGAGACGCTGGGCTGGCTCAGGCTGGCGAAAGATGAGTAAAGGCGGCGTCGGCAGCCGGGAGAAACTCCAAACCTCCAAGCACCAAAGTTCAAACAAAGCCTCATTTCGTCTGGCGTTTTTTCGCTTCTGCCCAGACGCGTGCTTCCTGTGCCTGTAATTCGGGAGTGAAGGCTTCGCCGAAATCTTCCATTGAAAAGATCGGGCGGATTTCGATGTCGGAATCGTCGTTCATGGGGTTGGGGCAGCGTTTGACCCAGGCGATGGCTTCCTCCATCGATTTCACCTGCCAGATCCAGAAGCCAGCGACGAGTTCCTTGGTTTCGGCGAAAGGGCCGTCGGTGACGGTGCGCTGGCTGCCTGAGCAGTGCACGCGGACTCCTTTGGAGCTGGGGTGCAGTCCTTCACCCACGCCCTCGAGGAGGCCGGCCTTTAAGAGTTCTTCATTGAAGTTGCCCATGTCCCGAATCAATTGCTCGCTGGGCATGATGCCCGCTTCGGAATCGGGAGAGGCTTTGACGATGACCATGACTCTCATTGAATTGACTCCAGGCTGAAGTTGAATTGGGTTCGCTACTACTCGTCGAACTGTGGGGAGCGGGATCGACAGAAGGAGCTGTTTTTTGCGTTGGTTTGTGGGAAAGGAAGCGTCGAATTCAGGCGGGA contains:
- a CDS encoding TlpA family protein disulfide reductase, yielding MSNRIFHHLEPYRTSDRSARAIHTNLQRNLYAGLRIVALAAVLSGCGTSTPTDQADFEPFDPEPASEFEGARQTPARMAAAAHHGDIELAAATSATASTEPAKGSADWLLQEIVRLRTAPIDVMRQPIPGQPGAYEEVKLSAEQIERERLRRYELTIQYASQVISKTHPHPEQEQAFNSAVHYLSDARMQLALLGHEQQPQLLVENAEALFQRDPTSFAAVESASRVLQLTQTMATRDAQPDPKWVLAFARQARLFAVNFPQETNRAAVHVLAAGQMCEQTGATDDARACYAWIEQSLPGTPYSDQVASPLRRMRLVGQPLTEFGGSTWDGGHLSIDQYRGKSVLIAFWTSNSAQFQQDLPRLQSGVNKFLGRVAVVGVNLDRDDRAVAQFLQQTGLTWPQIFFSDPDKRGEHNLVAWHYGVTNVPQYWLVDSRGIVRSVNVDIAHLDEELAETFTR
- a CDS encoding YciI family protein, giving the protein MRVMVIVKASPDSEAGIMPSEQLIRDMGNFNEELLKAGLLEGVGEGLHPSSKGVRVHCSGSQRTVTDGPFAETKELVAGFWIWQVKSMEEAIAWVKRCPNPMNDDSDIEIRPIFSMEDFGEAFTPELQAQEARVWAEAKKRQTK